The genomic stretch tGTTTTCTGTTAATATGGTTTATTGTTCCATTGGTTTATTGTTCTATCTCTTTATGTCTGTGCATGCAATAGAGGAACTTCCGAGTATAGACTACCAACCTAATACTATGATTATTTTACTATTATGTATAATACAAGAATATAAGAATTTTTAGATGAACTTTTAGATATGTTTTTAGATATATTTGTCTAGAGTGTATCATAGGTGTTTCTATGTCTCAGTGCCCTGCTATCTCTTTTTTATCTTAAAGGCACGAaacacgacctgatgaagcggttgtaaCCGCGAAACACGTTGTCATTTTAAAGTGCTACAATAAATTCTTGTTTTACTCAACTATACGAGAGTGACTACTTACTAAGGTAGGATCTTTCCATATATATGAATCAACAACTAGAAAAATCGGCAGTTCCAAAATTGGAGCATATAATTTTATTCTCATCTAGACCTATAAAATTGGTTATTGATATATGCATAAAACACATTTACTAAATTTAAAGTTAGACCTGAAGTACCtctaagggcgcctcctaccctcccgtGTTGACTACTTCCCCTGAGACCAGGGGCCACCACCTTGGCAGGTGGTATTTTTTCAAAGGAGCTGCGACCAACAACATCTcgtcacaaggccgagtggggacggtacttccccacacgcgtgatacagtggttgccttatatGCAACCTAGCCTTGTGAGTATATATGATCTTTTATTTACTAAGAAAACCTGCTCGTgtgatactacaccagattgggctcccggtgtcttcccGTCCCTCCCTTTTTCTATTCCTTCCAGcacacatttaaaagtatacttttttccttcgaaactttaaaatcgattttctcaaaaactataaggtctttttgaaaaatagtttttcccTCTGCACGGACCCACCTGACTTCCCTCCCACTGCTATTACTCATAGGATTATTTTTACAACCTCCGCCACGAGCGCCCATCTCACAGGCGCCTAGGATTACCTTCAATTGCTACAAGGCACGGtactcgacctgaggaagcggttgctATTCCGCGAAACGCGTCGTCAATCAAAAGTGCCCAATAAAGTTTGTTACTTTTTTATACCTTGTAGCGGAGTGACTACTTTCATAAGGTAGGACCATCCGTtaccttatttatttatgtatttattttattactaTAAACTTTCAGTATTTCTATCCGCCACTCGTATGGCTATCCTTCTACAATTTTGAATCATAATACAAACAtaccacgggcgcctcctacctcatTCTGTTCTgagtttttccctcttattcccaatgatcttcttaacatatcctgcaaatttagggtttctagcatttaaggtggatttgctattagtcattaaagtcggcaggtttttaaatgtgtatttttttttcctttgaaactttaaaatcgattttctcaaaaactataaggtcgatttgaattttttttcctcttgtagccactgggggcccccacaagctctggggccctggggcaattgccccctttgcctctatggtagcgccggccctgggtacCGGAGTGGATGAATGAGCGTGCATGGTGAGGGTGTGGGTCTGGGAACGCTCCATAGCAggcagttttaaatgattttaacaTTGGTTTGTCTGTTGTGTGTTTGTATCTTTCCCAATAGAGGTGTTTTCTATAATTTGGCCTATACCATGAGTCAGGACACTACTTTGCGTGTATAACTTCTGccttgaggccgggtgcacacatggcagaaatgcTTGTGGAGTGGGaaatgctgcgttttatgcagcaatgttagtctatgagacgcagaaggaccagcgctgCACTTGCGATGTACAGTAAGAGTTCTGCAGACGCTTGCAGTGTTGCATgatatgaaagtctatggaaacgTATATGCATTGCGATTTCCATGCGTTTTATGctgtgtttttaattaaaaagtaaagatttctgatgtttccacttcctgttgtcttcctaatgattagcatatacagtatttaattGAATAAACGCATAGAAAAACCGCATATGCGTTTCTATTAGCGAACTGcaaacgcacgcaaaatgcttgaaaacgcatctgcgtgaaaaaaaaaaagcaaagcgtaaacgcaccaaaaacgcattACCCTAACGCAAATGCACCTGCAGaaaacatcattaaaaaaaccgctatgttatatgtgaacctagcctcacaaCCAGAAGTTCAACTGTGAAGGTGAAAATGTCGGGAAAATAAAGACCCTGGATATAGGTTAGTTAGTATGCAGCTTTACTACCACTACCGGTACTTACTACCAgacacatacacataacctgttactggatcactttaagggcccattcacactagagcgctttgccggcgatttcggcaaaacactcaagcgctagcgctttttaaagcgctagtgctatagtaccctatgggcccattctcacttggacgatttgcgttaattgccggcAATTAACTCAAATCGCCGAACGCAAACGTGTTGCCTGcatcattttcaggcgatttcccggcgatcatgtttcagtgctatagaagcgctaaacgcgatcgcagaaaaatcaatgtccagtgattttttcgcGGTtagtcgcggaaaaatcactcccgcaaaatgccggcgattctgtctagtgtgttcctaccctaagaatgcgtacagacatgcgactatagtcgtttaaaacgatcgttaccgacggcattgcccgacgatcgttcgtaaaaagtgcacgaatgattattaaaacgaccgaccaacgagatatgtcgttggtaaagaacgttccattctgccagatcttttccaacgaccatcgttcaaaaagtaatgtctgtacaacgatcggtcgttgatcgttcgctctcaaagctttgcacatgctcaaacagttctttttgacacttgtgtttgaaatcagtttatacatcatgttgcgcacgcaacgctcgttccaagatcgttcgtacacgaacgatgttcaaagtagcctttcttcaaacgatcatcggccgatacctcctttaacatcgttcgtcgttcagaacgaacgatcgttatcgtatgtctgtacgtaccctaagGCTATTCACCAGTTGTGCTTGGTCAATGAAATGACGAACCCATAcaagcaatgaaatgcaaatgttgATGCAGGATCCACTCCACCTTGGCAGAATTGAatgggtctattttcaagctgcatatatttgcataacaaatgtgcaTATTTGTGCATCAACTCAaatttatttgcatttcattgactatccctaatccttaaggcctcttttccacggactgttgaactgtgcgctcagcaagcagttaccaggcagcagtgagtagttaccaagcagcagcaagcagttgtgagagtttgagaggcattttactgcctattaatagtccgtggaaaagaggccttactcaaaaagttagaagaagaagaaatgaaTGGTTCTGCCCACTGGGCACGGAGAAATTAATGGATGCAATTaccttttgtttaaaaaaaaaaaaaaaaggcaattttgGAACAAAAATAGGAAATAATCAGTAAAATCGGGAGAGGGTGTCTACCGTGGACATTGAGGATGATTGTGCTCTGCTTGTTGTTGCCATTGTCGTCAGTCAGCGTGATCATGTAGAATCCACCGTCTCTGATCTCCACGTTCAGGAGCTGGATGGAGCCATTGCTGTAGTTGTGGACACGCCCAttgtagctcttggagatgttgaTGTAAGAGTTGACCTTCCACTCTATGATGCATTgtggtttccaggtggtcatgtACTGCCACTGTATAGACGGAGTTCCATTACAGATGTATTCAACTGACAGGAGGACATTCTGGGCCACCGTAGCATTTATGACTGGGTCTGGGACGAGCAGCATGATTCCTTCACCTGAAAGAGAAACCGTATATTGTATAACATTTCAAATGTTCGGTTCACAAATAAGAAAGGCACAGAATCCAGGCTCATCTCCTCAAGTGAGGACAAAATGGAGGCACCAAAGGGGGTGTGGCAGATCAAACAAAATCAATTTACCCTTTGCACACACTCTAGCAAATATTCACTGCAGACCAACCATACAGCAACCACTACTGTACCCACAGCTGAGttagtttgcaaaaaaaaaaaaacattattttcgtAATAACACACACAGCGCGTATGTGATTAATTCTCACTAAATGGAGGAGAAATCTCATGTATTCCCAAATCCTATTGTGGTAGCAACCAAAAGGTTTTAGAAACCTCTTGAACAACCACAATATTTTTTGTTTCTATAAGGGctagaacccactagagcgattttgtgagcgtttagggagtgattcaaactgctagcgatttccccgaacgctcagctaatgttaatggatgggccaaattccactggagcgattgtgattaccaaaatcgcaaacgcaggacatgcagcatttttgagagttagcgattagcgttagcgtttctgcaatgtaaagtatataaacgctggcataatcactcgtcaaaacctgcacagagcgatatTGCTatcgtttttacattactgcacactgtatcaaatttaaaattaatttaaaggaccaatcagaattgaaaacgctaatcgctacacaaccgctaacaaattgattacactttttaaaatcgctaccaaaaacgctcatgaaatcgcttacaaaccgatCATACAAAATGCttgtgattgcgattagcgatagcgttttgtagtgggttccaggcctaagaactGGTCAAATGACATGATGGTCTTCTGTCATTCCTAAAATCGCAACTGGTCTCGAAATCGGTAATAGTTTGGATGCTGTTGCATAAGTAAATGCAGTATTTTCTATTGATCTGATCGAAAATATGATTGTTCGCTAAGAATTGCACCATTCATGGGCACTTACATAGTCTGATTTGCAAATTTCCTCATTATACCAGTCACCTGGTGTCCAAATTGGTGATGaaccaaaattttgcatatgcataaTTTCACATAATAATATTCAATtattgtgcaaaattgtaatgcataATTGTCATCAAGCTCATAATTAATTTCGcattcattcgtaattttgcaatgTAATTTTGCAGTAACTTGGAATTATGCACAATTTCACATAATTAAGGGTACCGGTAATTATGTGAAATTGTGCATAACTTGTACTTACGCGCAATTTAGTGTAATTACTCGTAAATTACTTAAACATTTTGTGCAGTTACTTTTAAGTACACAACATTTTGTATAATTTATGAGTGTTTTTTGTAATTACAAATTAGCTATTACGAGCATAATTGTAAATTTAATTGCAAAATTATGTTGTGATTTTCTCATTATGCATATACATGTACTTGTAATCTTGCAAAattatttgcaattacaattgtAAGTGCAAAAATTACCCAAAATTACGCATAAGTTAAATTTGCCATTTACAATCATCACTATGCAAAATTAATCTTCTGGCTACTGTACCTACATAAGTATGAAAaaatatttgccccttcctgatttccccAACTATTCGTATAAGTCCCTCTTTTCTTTTGCTACATTCAGTGCAGATGCCAGACATCGCCACTGACCTCTGAGACAGTAACGTTATCATAAGATCTTTGGCACATTACTCTATTCTCTTTATCTGGCTAGTCATACGGTGTCATATATTTTCTCACATGTtctacaataatgctatatagatgAACTGAAATGAAAAGTAAATATACAACCACATTATCAGTATTGGGTAATCGTTTACATATTATGAGTTAAATGATCTCACAGCTGTCCCACATCAAAGTGTCTGCCTCCTCACTGATCCATGTGGGATACAGAGCCCTGCAGATGTGACTCATACAGCTTGGCCTTTGCACCTGCTGTAGTAGCAATTGGCATAGCAGCCACAGCAACTGCTATGCGGAGCAgggtcatccacaaggcaacctgggCAACTGCCTCGGCCCTAATGGGCATCGAGGGGCCCAGCTACCAATTTCTCTGATCACTGACTGTAGTAGGAAGTGAAGGCTTCTACCTTGCCATGGACCTCATTTCCTCTTTAACCTGTAGGTAGGAGGGAGATtactgttaggagtaggtagtgggTAGAATAGAACAAAATAAGGTGATAGTAGAAAatcaaaggtggccatacactcgttagattggcagcagatagatcatcagatagatttcttatctatctgatgtgtttaggaacattttttactaggaacagatttccaatagatttcagtttgaaatctattgaaaatcgatctgatggcatttttttgccatcagatctccattaggtccaatgcaaaatgataagccatctccacagatcgacctagattttccagcatgtcagatcgattgaaatcgatcaaaatcggccgcaaatcgaccgATCGGCTGCTAATCagctcagtgtatggccaccttaaaactaATGGTATTTTACCATATGGAACAGGCAATACAGTAGTAGAATGTCTGTATTATTACCATGGGGGTTTAGAATTGGCCTaccattagccaatcaaaattagattggTCTACACACCCGATAAGAGCTTACCCACAGAATCTACTCATTGTACTCAAAACCTGTTTGCCCTCAAACTACATGGAGTTGCTAAAATGGCAAAATTGCATGCCTGTGCATACCCTTTTGTGTTACTCCATGTGTGTTAGAGCTATGGT from Hyperolius riggenbachi isolate aHypRig1 chromosome 2, aHypRig1.pri, whole genome shotgun sequence encodes the following:
- the VSTM5 gene encoding V-set and transmembrane domain-containing protein 5 translates to MKNFRSWGQDRARVLLLLTLALTQLSHHSEGIMLLVPDPVINATVAQNVLLSVEYICNGTPSIQWQYMTTWKPQCIIEWKVNSYINISKSYNGRVHNYSNGSIQLLNVEIRDGGFYMITLTDDNGNNKQSTIILNVHEVRYEEFYFVVVFIVFLAAGSAVLACLMWMCNKCINMCQRKKQHRRAEEIELRIISD